From the genome of Petrotoga sibirica DSM 13575, one region includes:
- a CDS encoding electron transfer flavoprotein subunit beta/FixA family protein, with amino-acid sequence MEICILVKQVPSTDKVQIDEETGTMIRSELESELNPLDMYAVEEAVRIKENTPQTKITVVTMGPSSAEYAIKEAISMGCDEGVLLTDRRFAGADTLATAYTLSQYLKDKHYDIIFAGERATDGETGQVGPSVGTQLDIPILTYVNKIINITNDTITVQRAIEGGNEIIQTELPALITVVKEINEPRLPNLENKLKAKRSIIRIMSNQELKIEEEKIGLKGSPTRVVKVFYPKISRNGEKVVVKTPREAVEKITNFLKEKGVIS; translated from the coding sequence ATGGAAATATGCATATTAGTCAAACAAGTACCTTCCACTGACAAGGTACAGATAGACGAGGAAACGGGAACAATGATAAGAAGTGAATTAGAATCCGAACTCAACCCATTGGACATGTACGCAGTCGAAGAAGCAGTGAGAATAAAAGAAAATACACCACAAACTAAGATAACGGTAGTAACGATGGGGCCTTCTTCAGCAGAATATGCAATAAAAGAAGCTATATCCATGGGATGTGATGAAGGAGTATTGCTAACCGATAGAAGGTTTGCCGGTGCTGACACATTAGCAACCGCTTATACGTTGAGTCAATATTTAAAAGACAAACATTACGACATAATATTCGCCGGTGAAAGGGCAACAGACGGGGAAACAGGTCAAGTAGGACCATCTGTTGGCACACAATTAGATATTCCTATACTAACCTATGTCAACAAAATAATTAACATAACTAACGACACGATAACCGTTCAAAGGGCTATAGAAGGCGGGAACGAAATTATTCAAACCGAGTTACCAGCTTTAATAACAGTTGTAAAGGAAATAAACGAACCCAGATTACCGAATTTAGAAAACAAACTAAAAGCTAAGAGAAGTATTATAAGAATAATGAGTAATCAAGAGTTAAAAATAGAGGAAGAAAAGATAGGACTTAAAGGATCTCCAACAAGGGTTGTAAAGGTATTCTATCCAAAGATATCAAGAAATGGTGAAAAAGTAGTAGTAAAAACTCCACGAGAAGCCGTAGAAAAAATAACAAACTTTCTAAAAGAAAAAGGCGTGATATCATGA
- a CDS encoding electron transfer flavoprotein subunit alpha/FixB family protein, with the protein MNQEYKGVWTIAEINDGKIETVSYELLSWGKDLATKLNVELSSVVISNKVENLDSLIQYGADNVYYVEDEKLEHFYPDVHTNILNKMVEDFKPEIILASATTRGRTLMPALAAKLNTGLTADCTDFEIEEKTRSLIQIRPAIGGNVMAKIKTITKPQMATVRPKSKLPLAKDQNKKGKITKIEYGEELFRSKYRWIEFKKDETSVQPLQQADVIVAGGKGLKKPENFKYLQNLSKKLKGAVGATRAVVDMGWIDYSHQVGLSGKTVSPKLYIAIGISGAVQHLAGMSSSKYIIAINKDPEAQIFKVSDLGIVCDALDILPLLEKEIKSGDQNE; encoded by the coding sequence ATGAACCAAGAATACAAAGGCGTATGGACGATAGCGGAGATAAATGATGGAAAAATAGAAACGGTATCGTACGAATTGCTATCATGGGGAAAGGACTTAGCCACAAAATTGAACGTTGAACTATCAAGTGTAGTAATATCAAACAAAGTGGAGAATTTGGATAGTCTTATTCAATATGGGGCTGACAACGTATACTATGTTGAAGATGAAAAACTAGAACATTTCTATCCAGATGTACACACAAACATACTGAATAAAATGGTAGAAGATTTTAAACCTGAAATAATACTAGCATCTGCAACTACAAGGGGAAGAACTCTCATGCCTGCTCTTGCTGCAAAATTAAATACGGGTTTAACAGCAGATTGTACAGATTTTGAAATAGAAGAAAAAACGAGATCATTGATACAAATAAGGCCTGCTATAGGTGGAAACGTGATGGCAAAGATAAAAACTATAACAAAACCACAGATGGCTACGGTAAGACCTAAATCGAAACTACCTTTAGCTAAAGACCAAAACAAAAAAGGAAAAATAACAAAAATAGAATATGGAGAAGAACTCTTTCGATCAAAATATAGGTGGATAGAATTTAAAAAAGACGAAACTAGCGTACAACCACTTCAACAAGCCGATGTAATCGTAGCTGGGGGTAAAGGTTTAAAAAAGCCTGAGAATTTCAAATACTTACAAAATCTATCAAAAAAATTAAAGGGCGCAGTTGGGGCGACTAGGGCGGTAGTAGATATGGGGTGGATAGACTACTCTCACCAAGTGGGACTTTCCGGAAAAACCGTTAGCCCAAAACTGTACATAGCGATAGGAATATCTGGTGCGGTACAGCACTTAGCTGGAATGTCGTCATCTAAATATATTATAGCGATAAACAAAGATCCAGAGGCACAGATTTTCAAGGTATCTGATCTTGGAATTGTATGTGATGCTTTGGATATACTACCGTTGTTAGAAAAAGAAATAAAATCAGGTGATCAAAATGAGTGA
- a CDS encoding FAD-binding oxidoreductase has translation MSEYRKVTTNTVEKLRKILKNDALLIYDDTESLKSYSNDESGGEYYAHMPDVVVKPETKEQISQIIKLANDEMIPITPRGAGSGLAGADIPIFGGIVISLERMNRIIEIDSENLVAVVEPGVVTNDLCRMVSEKGLYYAGYPMSVETSFIGGNVATNAGGSKVIKYGNTAHHILGLEVVMPNGEIVEYGGKRRKDSSGYNLLQLFIGSEGTLGIFTKIYVNLIPQPGKVVDLLVPFESVEKAISNVAPLMVETKSLPSGIEFIDKKSIYYASKYTGMKLPYQDEVESYLIVQYEATSLQEIEELYEKGGKALQKNGAKDVFIADNRSNSEKIWRMRRNWLESLKAVDPYVPTGDVVVPTSKIPEIMNYINEVSNEFKIDIPVAGHAADGNLHPAPLKPKNLPPDEWKTMSEEILEKIAMKASQMGGAISGEHGVGFIKKELLKKTKLKQYKWMQEVKEAFDPNNIMNPGKLF, from the coding sequence ATGAGTGAATACAGAAAGGTAACTACCAATACCGTTGAAAAATTGAGAAAAATATTAAAAAACGATGCACTATTGATATACGATGATACCGAAAGTCTAAAAAGCTACTCCAACGATGAATCAGGTGGAGAGTATTACGCACACATGCCAGATGTTGTAGTAAAACCAGAAACCAAAGAGCAAATATCCCAAATAATAAAACTGGCAAACGACGAAATGATCCCTATAACACCGCGAGGAGCTGGCAGTGGGTTGGCTGGGGCTGATATACCAATATTTGGAGGAATAGTAATATCCCTTGAGAGAATGAACAGAATAATAGAAATAGATTCAGAAAACTTAGTCGCTGTGGTTGAACCAGGTGTAGTCACGAACGATCTATGTAGAATGGTATCAGAAAAAGGATTATACTATGCAGGATATCCCATGAGTGTAGAAACAAGTTTCATTGGAGGCAACGTTGCTACCAATGCAGGTGGAAGTAAGGTAATAAAATATGGAAACACAGCTCACCATATATTGGGATTAGAGGTAGTAATGCCTAACGGTGAGATAGTCGAATATGGGGGGAAAAGAAGAAAAGATTCAAGCGGTTACAACCTTTTACAACTTTTCATTGGCTCAGAAGGAACGCTCGGAATATTCACAAAGATATACGTAAATCTCATACCCCAGCCAGGAAAAGTCGTTGACCTGCTGGTTCCGTTTGAAAGTGTAGAAAAGGCTATAAGCAATGTAGCACCATTAATGGTCGAGACAAAGAGTCTACCCTCAGGAATAGAATTCATAGACAAGAAATCCATTTACTATGCTTCAAAATACACTGGAATGAAATTACCCTACCAAGACGAGGTAGAATCTTATCTCATAGTTCAATACGAGGCAACCAGCTTGCAAGAGATTGAAGAATTGTACGAAAAAGGTGGAAAAGCCTTACAAAAAAACGGAGCAAAAGATGTGTTCATAGCAGATAACAGGAGTAACTCTGAAAAGATATGGCGTATGAGAAGGAACTGGTTGGAAAGTTTAAAAGCTGTAGATCCGTATGTACCAACTGGAGATGTCGTAGTACCAACATCTAAGATACCTGAAATTATGAATTACATAAACGAAGTATCAAACGAATTCAAAATAGATATCCCTGTAGCAGGGCATGCAGCAGATGGTAACCTCCATCCTGCACCATTAAAACCAAAAAATCTGCCTCCGGATGAATGGAAAACCATGTCGGAAGAGATTCTTGAAAAAATAGCGATGAAAGCTTCCCAAATGGGTGGAGCTATAAGCGGGGAACACGGAGTAGGGTTCATAAAAAAGGAGTTACTAAAAAAGACAAAACTAAAACAGTACAAATGGATGCAAGAGGTAAAAGAAGCATTTGACCCTAATAACATCATGAACCCAGGGAAGTTGTTCTAA
- a CDS encoding rhamnulokinase, producing MIILKYLHLAIDLGASGGKVMAGNIQNDKLILSEVNRFSNSPVEINGISYWNILNLYNHIIESIQIAQKNDQKILSLGIDSWGVDFGLLNENGYLINNPIHYRNMFKTNIMQEAIEKAGKKWIYEHSPTQFQPFNTLYQILAYQKYAPDFVKISKYLLMIPSLLNYFLTGEKAIDFTMASTTQIYNHRKRKWDEEIIKKFDIPDILPEIVPAGTKIGKIKKDVLNNNSNIDVILPASHDTGSAYAAIASDPSDTLFISLGTWCLTGAIVKEVPYNEELMENNLAAEGCLDGSFRILANVTGMWLIQGIIKSLNLPDNSDTYQKITEMAQNAKPFSSYINVDDPSLQNPQDMIQAIIQQSIKDNDTVLNETSQVIRTALEGIAFKVNEIKEKLSNILKIDFKRIHAVGGGTRNKLFCQFIADATGLTVLTGPIEGTAVGNLVSQLYALELVKNFEEARDLIKRSFDFQCFEPKEHDIWKEAFISFKKKK from the coding sequence GTGATAATCTTGAAATATCTACACTTAGCTATTGACCTCGGGGCGTCAGGTGGAAAAGTAATGGCAGGTAACATTCAGAATGACAAACTTATTTTGAGTGAAGTAAACCGTTTTTCAAATTCCCCGGTTGAAATAAATGGAATATCTTATTGGAACATTTTGAATTTATATAATCATATAATTGAAAGCATTCAAATAGCTCAAAAAAATGATCAAAAGATACTATCTTTAGGAATAGATAGTTGGGGAGTGGACTTTGGACTTTTAAACGAAAATGGTTATTTAATAAACAATCCAATTCATTATAGAAATATGTTTAAGACGAATATAATGCAAGAGGCAATAGAAAAAGCTGGCAAGAAATGGATATATGAACACTCTCCAACACAGTTTCAACCATTCAATACATTGTACCAAATATTAGCCTACCAAAAATACGCTCCAGATTTTGTCAAAATATCAAAATACCTTTTGATGATCCCTTCGTTATTAAATTATTTTTTAACAGGTGAAAAAGCTATTGATTTCACAATGGCTTCAACTACCCAGATTTATAACCATAGAAAAAGAAAGTGGGACGAAGAAATAATAAAAAAGTTTGACATTCCTGATATATTACCTGAAATAGTCCCTGCAGGTACGAAAATTGGTAAAATAAAAAAAGATGTTTTAAATAACAATTCAAACATAGATGTAATTCTTCCAGCCAGTCATGATACTGGATCCGCCTATGCCGCAATTGCTTCAGATCCTTCAGATACCTTGTTCATTAGCTTAGGAACATGGTGCTTGACTGGTGCTATTGTCAAGGAGGTCCCATACAACGAAGAACTCATGGAAAACAATTTAGCCGCAGAGGGTTGTTTGGATGGATCTTTTAGAATATTGGCAAACGTAACAGGAATGTGGTTAATTCAAGGTATTATAAAAAGTCTTAACTTGCCGGATAACAGCGATACTTATCAAAAAATTACAGAAATGGCACAGAATGCAAAACCATTTTCTTCTTATATCAATGTAGATGATCCTTCTTTACAAAACCCACAAGACATGATACAGGCAATAATTCAACAATCTATAAAAGATAATGATACCGTTTTGAATGAAACATCTCAAGTTATAAGAACGGCATTGGAAGGGATTGCCTTCAAAGTGAATGAAATTAAAGAAAAACTATCAAATATATTGAAAATCGATTTTAAAAGGATTCATGCGGTAGGTGGGGGAACCAGAAATAAATTATTTTGTCAATTCATTGCAGACGCAACCGGGCTAACTGTTTTAACTGGCCCTATTGAAGGAACAGCCGTAGGAAACTTAGTCTCTCAGTTATACGCCTTGGAACTTGTAAAAAACTTTGAGGAAGCACGGGACTTAATAAAAAGATCTTTCGACTTTCAATGTTTTGAGCCAAAAGAACATGATATCTGGAAAGAGGCTTTTATTTCTTTTAAAAAGAAAAAATGA
- the bcp gene encoding thioredoxin-dependent thiol peroxidase — protein MRYLNFGIGDKIPEFSLKDVDGNQINSKDFIGKWLVLYFYPRDNTPGCTKEAVGFSNYLEDFKKYNCQIVGVSPDTVEKHAKFKEKHNLKVILLSDPEHSILEKFGVWQLKKNYGKENWGVVRSTILMDPNGIIKKVWENVRVKDHVLEVLESLKELSNNRE, from the coding sequence ATGAGATATCTAAATTTTGGAATAGGTGATAAAATCCCAGAGTTTTCACTTAAAGATGTTGATGGTAATCAGATTAATAGCAAGGATTTTATTGGAAAGTGGCTTGTGCTCTATTTTTATCCGCGAGATAACACTCCTGGTTGTACTAAAGAAGCAGTTGGTTTTTCAAACTACTTAGAAGATTTTAAAAAATATAATTGCCAAATAGTGGGGGTAAGTCCCGATACTGTAGAAAAACATGCAAAATTTAAAGAAAAACACAATTTAAAAGTGATTTTGCTAAGTGACCCTGAACATTCCATTCTTGAAAAATTTGGCGTTTGGCAACTAAAAAAGAATTATGGTAAAGAAAATTGGGGAGTTGTCAGATCAACAATCCTGATGGATCCAAATGGAATAATTAAAAAAGTATGGGAAAATGTAAGGGTGAAAGATCATGTTTTAGAGGTATTGGAAAGCTTGAAAGAACTATCAAACAACAGGGAGTAA
- a CDS encoding ferritin, whose product MKLEDKMLNALNEQINKEIFSAYLYYSMAAYFDSLNLEGFAKWMKVQAKEELTHAQKLYDYIYDKGGVVELDSIDKPKKGWESPLEAFKDAYEHEISVTQSIDKLVDLAKELNDHATQNFLQWFVNEQVEEEANTKKIVDTLQMIGESKTALFMYNGQLGSRQ is encoded by the coding sequence ATGAAATTAGAAGATAAGATGTTAAATGCCCTTAATGAACAAATAAACAAAGAAATTTTTTCCGCGTACCTCTATTATTCGATGGCGGCATATTTTGATTCACTGAATTTAGAAGGATTTGCTAAGTGGATGAAAGTCCAAGCGAAGGAAGAGCTTACTCACGCACAGAAGTTGTATGATTATATTTACGACAAAGGCGGTGTAGTAGAATTAGATAGTATTGACAAACCAAAGAAAGGATGGGAGAGCCCCCTAGAAGCCTTCAAAGATGCATATGAACATGAGATTTCGGTTACACAATCTATCGACAAGTTGGTTGACTTAGCAAAAGAGTTAAACGATCACGCAACTCAAAACTTTCTCCAATGGTTTGTAAACGAACAAGTTGAAGAGGAAGCTAATACAAAGAAGATTGTAGATACTTTGCAAATGATCGGTGAAAGCAAAACCGCTTTGTTCATGTACAATGGCCAACTAGGTAGTAGGCAGTAG